Proteins co-encoded in one Bombus pyrosoma isolate SC7728 linkage group LG4, ASM1482585v1, whole genome shotgun sequence genomic window:
- the LOC122566478 gene encoding uncharacterized protein LOC122566478, giving the protein MPRTRENRFNENILEERRVLNSFKMIAKKESFDLIGGEGLILDIELGIFRILWAMATRALQHGFQSGDQIQGLPRFAMQIDRTSHGCIRCLPHPVIFETNHPSSSRIFKAIRKRYSDNLRKLQLSS; this is encoded by the exons ATGCCACGTACACGGGAAAATCGTTTCAATGAAAACATTCTCGAGGAAAGACGAGTCTTAAACAGTTTCAAGATGatcgcgaaaaaagaaagtttcgatTTAATTGGAGGGGAAGGATTAATTCTCGACATTGAACTTGGAATATTCAGGATTCTTTGGGCGATGGCGACGAGAGCGCTACAGCACGGTTTTCAAAGCGGCGACCAGATTCAAGGACTGCCTCGCTTCGCGATGCAGATCGATCGAACCAGTCACGGTTGTATACGGTGTCTACCGCATCCTGTCATTTTCGAAACCAACCACCCTTCATCTTCAAGAATCTTCAAagc CATCCGAAAGAGATACTCGGACAACCTTCGCAAGTTACAGCTGTCAAGTTGA